Below is a genomic region from Pyrococcus kukulkanii.
AGCCCACCATGACCTCCTGGGTTGCAACCTTAAGCTGAACCTCTGGAATCCTCGTGTCGATGTCCTTCTCCCTCAGCCTCTGTAGGGCTTTGTAACACCACTCTATCCTCTCCCTGAGGCTCCTTAAGCTGACCTTTCCATGAATGATAATTCTCACGGTTCTCTGGAACTTCTCTATAGTTTCTCTGTTTTCCTCGATGACCTTTAGGGCATCCTGCCACTTGTCCTGATCAGCCAAGCTCTTAACTTCCTCGTACACCTCCTTAAAGGCAGTCAACGTGGCGTTCAGCTCTGGATGGCCACTATTTATCACTCTCTCAACGATCTCAATACTTTTCTCCCCCCTGTCCAAGAATATCCTAACAATCTTATCTGCATTAGCATAGGTCAATTCCCTCCTGATCTTCCTCAACTCCTCATCCAGTTGAACCTTCTTCTCCCTCGCAACCTTCAAGTCCTCCCTAGCCTTCTCATAGTCCCTGGCCTTTATGTCCTCAAGCACAGCCTTGTAGGCTTCCTTGGTCTCGTTGAAGAGCTTAGTTAGATTTGACACATCTATCCCCTCTTCTTGGGCAAGGGCGATTGCCCTGTTAACGAACCTGAAGTACTCCAGCGTCCTCTCAACCTCAAGCCTTAAGTCCTGATACCTTGACTTTGCCTCCCTTAGGGAGGAGAGAACGGCCTTATAGTGGCGCATTGCCAGCAGGGAGTAAGTTACAGCCTTTTCATAGTCCCCAGCATCGTACGCATTAATTGCTTCCTCCTTGTAATTTTCAGCTATTTCATAGTTCTCAAGGGTAGCATTGTTCAGCTTATCCTTTATCGGCTCTACTTTGTCTTTGACGAACTTGCTCAGCCTCTCAAGGTTCTTAATTAGGGAAGTGGCCAGTTCCTGTTCCTCACTGTTAGTCTGGGCTATGGTTAAAGGTACTGCACTTGCAAGCAAGAGCAGGCCTATGAGTAGGGGGAGCACCTTCCTCATGCCCATCACTATACTATGGATTGCCACTCATATATTTGAGGATCCCCATGGAACGTTCGTTCCATGTGGTTCCTTCCAAAAAGGAGATTAACATCAAGCGAGAACTAAGGGATATGAAGGTTATAGATGTCAAAAATGTGAGGAAGTACTATGGAGGCGTTAGAGGGGTTGACGGATTAACGTTCTCGGTGGAGAAGGGCGAGATCTACGGTCTCCTTGGGCCCAACGGGGCCGGAAAAACCACGACAATAAAGATCCTGGTTAAGATAATCAAGGATTATGATGGGAAAGTGAATGTTCTTGGGAGAGATCTAAAGGAGTGGGATGAGGGTTATTACAACAAAATCGGAGTATCATTCGAATTTCCAGCCCTCTACTCCAAGCTCACGGTTTTGGAGAACCTTGAGTTCTTCGCGAGCTTTTACAAGAGACATCTCGAGCCCAGGGAAGTTCTAAAGCTCGTCGGTTTGAATGAGTCTAATATGCTGGTTTTAAAGCTGTCTAAAGGCATGGGGAGAAAGCTTGACTTGGCTAGGGCCCTCCTGCCGGATCCGGACATTTTGTTCTTAGATGAGCCTCTAGAGGGTCTAGACCCAGAGAGCGCGAGGAGGATAAAGGATCTTCTCCTTGAAATGCGAGATAACGGTAAAACGATATTCCTAACCACCCACAACATGTACGTTGCCGATGAGCTCTGCGACAGGGTTGCATTCATAGTTGAGGGAAAAATAAGGCTCGTCGGAAATCCAAAGGAACTGAAGGTCAGGATGGGAAAGAGGGCCGTTAGGATCGAGTACTTGGATGAGGGGAAAGTTAAGATAGCCGAGTTTCCCCTTGAAAACCTGGGCAAGAACAGAGAATTCCTGGATATCTTGAGGAAGGAGATAATGAGGATAGAGACGGTTGAGCCAAGCTTGGAAGAGATATTCCTTAAGGTTACCGGGAGGAGGCTCATATGAATGGACTGCTGAAGGTCGAGCTGAAAGTTGGAGTTAGAAGCTGGGTCTATCCCCTCTATTTAGGCCTAGCTCTTGCGTACGCTCTCATGATTAGAGCGTTTCCCCAGGAATATCGTCATCTGATAGTCCCGATATTCCTCTTAATGGAGCCAGGGATAGTTGGATTTACGTTCGTGGGGGCAATATTATTTATGGAGAAGAGGGACAATGTAATTTCAGCCTTAGCTGTATCACCACTCAAGTGGAGGGACTATGTCCTGTCTAAAGCTTTGATTATGGCACTAGTTTCCCTGGTCGCCTCCTTCGTAATCTTAGGAGTTGGAGCCGGAATTTATAGTGAACTTCCTCTCCTCGGAGCATTCCTCACATCTCTAGTTTACACCCTTTTGGGGATTGCGGTTGCTTCAAGGTACAGGAGCCTAGATGAATACTTCGTTCCAATCTTAGTCGTGTCAGGGATTTCTTTCCTGCCCTTTCTGTACTCTGTCTGGCCCCTTAAGTTGCTTCCAAGTTATCCTGCCCTAGTTCTCTTCAAAGCCCCATTCCAGAGAACATCCATGGAAACAGTTCTATTGTCCGTGACTGGGCTTATGGTGTGGGCTATCTTTTCCTATAACCTCGCTTTAAGGAGGTGTCAAAGTGAGATTAACCATGGAACTTAAGCTCCTTAGGAGAGACCCAATAGTCGTTTACACCTTGATTGCAATGCTAGCCATCATGCTCTTAACGAGATACTCCAGACCCCGTTTAGAACCGCTGTATCAAGAAGTTGCCTTTCTTTCCATGGTTTTCATACCTTTGGTGTTTGGCATGATCCCTGGGTTAATATCGGCCGATGAAAAGGAAGAAGGGACGTGCCAAGCCCTTATGGTTTTGCCAATTAAAAACTGGTTTTTCCTCCTCTACAGATTTCTCTGGGTTTCCCTAGCAACACTCCTACTTGTCCTGATATCTCCCAAAATCCTAGGGATTAAAGTGCCAAGAATTCTTCCAGTGTTGCTGGTCATGGAAGCCTGGATTTATGGGCTGATGCTCATGAAGTTCTCAAACTCGAGGATGCAGGCCATGACCTTAGCGAAGGTCTTTGGATGGTTGCTACTCCTCCCAGTTGCCGTTAAGTTGGTCGTTGAATGGAGGAACTTATCCTTCGACTGGAGCAGGCTTTTCGCGTTTGTTCCCACTTATTGGACTTATGAGATGTTCCTAAATCAAGGAAATCTGTTAATAGCATTGGTCGTTCACGTGTTATGGGTATTTGCCCTCGTGTTCATTAGCAGGACTAGTTAATTTAAGTTAACTAAAATGGTAAAAGTTCAGTGAACCACAATTGACTAAAGACGAACTAGAAAAGCGCGGGAAAATTTCACTAATGCTTTAAATGAGTGAAAGAAAAAGGAAGTCAGTCAAGCTTCTTGTAGCAGAACCACCAATCGTAGCATTCGATTTCGCCCTTGGCCTTGGCCTCTTCCCTCTGCTTCTTCTCCTCCACTGTGCTGGCTGGCGGGATGATTGCCTTGTCCCCGATGAGCTCGTTGTTCGGCCACTTGTGTGGAAGTGCAACTCCCTTCTCCGTGCTTATCTTGAGGGCCTTAACCAGTCTGAGTATCTCGTCCCAGTCCCTGCCGACTTCGGCCGGGTAGTAGACTATGGCCCTTATTACTCCCTTATCATCAACGACAAAGACTGCTCTAGCTGTAATCGTTGCACCGCTCGGTATCATGCCGAGCTTCTCGGCGAGCTCTCCCCTGTCATCAGCTATAACTGGGAAGTCAATCTCAACGCCGAGGTTGTCCTTTATCCACTCCATCCACTTGATGTGGGCGAAAACTTGGTCAACGCTAAGCCCTATTGGCTCAACGCCAAGCTTCCTGAACTCCTCAACCCTCTTCTGCATTGCATAGAACTCGGTCGTACAGACGGGGGTGAAATCAGCCGGGTGGCTGAAGAGAATGAACCACTTGCCCTGCTTCGCGAAGTAGTCGGGCAGCTTAATTACCCCATGGGTGGTCTTTACCTCAACTTCTGGGAACTTTTCTCCTATCACTACCATTTCGATCTCCTCCTTATTTTTGTTCTCGATACGAACTAATGAGGTTCGGATATATAAACTTTTCGGATTGATATAAGCCTAGGAAATCTTTATATTGTTGTCTGTCTATTGTCTTACGGTGTAATTATGGAGGCTACTGAAAAGATAACCGTTAGATTTCCAAAAGGCCTTGTAAGGGAAATGGACAGGTTAATCCAGGAGGGTGAGTTCTCAAGTAGGAGTGAGCTAATCAAAGAGGCGGTGAGATTGTTCCTTCTGTACTACAGATCTCCTGAGGAACTTTGGGAAATTTACAAAATAATAGCAACAAAAAGGAAGATACCATCAGAAAAGGAGATAGAAAGGATATTGGAGGAAGTGGATGAGGAATGGAAAAGATCAAGACAGTCATAGATACCAGCGTGATAGTTGCAGGGGCAATAAATCCTTTTGGGAGCTCTGGAAAAGTCATTGATATGGCAATAAGAAATAGGATAACCTCCTATACCAGCAGTGAAATACTAGACGAACTTCGGTTCAAATTAACTAGTGAAAAAGTTACAAAGTTCTTAGAAAGTAGAATCTACGGATTGTGGGTTTATAAGGTATTCAAGGAGTCATCAATACTTGTGAAGCCAAACAAACATTTTCATTTTAACGTGTCTCCTGATCTCGATGATAACAAATTCTTTGACGTTGTTTATGTAGCCAAGGCCAAATTTCTAATAACGCTTGACAAGAGACATATGCTGAAGCTTAGGGGGAAGGATAAATCATTCTCCTTAATGGATCACAAATTCCTCATATTAACTCCAAGGGAATTTCTTGAACACCTAAAGGTTTCGAAGGATTAAGGCCTAACACTTATGAACTACTAACATGTTTATCTAAGATGGGCGATGAAGAGTTTAACCCCTCCTGACGGCCTCGCTCCCCGGATGAGGAGGCGGTCCCCCCTGGAGCCCTCTTCTGGAGGTGAGAACGTGGAAGAGCTGATAAAAGAGGTTCAGGAGAAGTTCGGAATTGAGGTTAAAGGGATGGACGATGCATGGAGGCTAGTTGAGTGGCTTGAGGAGAGGGGATGGGTGGTTTACATAATCACCGCTAGGGGAAGGAAGCAGGTAGATGCCTGGCACTCGAGCTATGGAACTCTCTTTGCCCAGTTTGGCGAAACTCCCACCTTCTCGAGCATACTTGAGGGTATACTGAGGGTCGCCCTACTGGCGAAGAAGCTCGAGGAGGAAGGCGTTGTATGATACCCATCGAGATAAAGCCAAACATCCTGATGCTGAAGGGGGTTCACCTAGACTCAAACGTCTACTTCCTCAAGAGTCGTGATGAGGCCTTGATAGTCGATACGGGAACTGGAGTTTACTGGAACAGGTACATCGGCGTAGCGGAGAGGGAGGGCTATCTGGACGTCGAGAGGGTGTACATCTTCAACACCCACGAGCACTTCGATCACGTTGGAGGCAATGAAGCTTTCGGGAGGTACTTCAACGAGAAGGGGGTTGAGGTAGTGTTCGTTGCCCATGAGCTTACTGCCAAAACCTTAGAAGAAGGAGACGATTACGTAATTCTGTCCTTCTACTACGGGAGGAGGTTTAAGCCTCAGAAGGTTCAAATAAAGTTGAAGGATAACGATTACCTAAGAGTAGGTGATGTTGAGCTCAGGTTAATCCACACCCCGGGCCACACCCAGGGGAGTTCCTGCCTGTACTATGAAGAAGAGGAGGTAATGTTCACCGGAGACACCGTCTTCCTGGGAACCTACGGGAGAACCGATCTTCCCACCGGCAACT
It encodes:
- a CDS encoding ABC transporter ATP-binding protein is translated as MERSFHVVPSKKEINIKRELRDMKVIDVKNVRKYYGGVRGVDGLTFSVEKGEIYGLLGPNGAGKTTTIKILVKIIKDYDGKVNVLGRDLKEWDEGYYNKIGVSFEFPALYSKLTVLENLEFFASFYKRHLEPREVLKLVGLNESNMLVLKLSKGMGRKLDLARALLPDPDILFLDEPLEGLDPESARRIKDLLLEMRDNGKTIFLTTHNMYVADELCDRVAFIVEGKIRLVGNPKELKVRMGKRAVRIEYLDEGKVKIAEFPLENLGKNREFLDILRKEIMRIETVEPSLEEIFLKVTGRRLI
- a CDS encoding fluoroquinolone export ABC transporter permease subunit; translation: MNGLLKVELKVGVRSWVYPLYLGLALAYALMIRAFPQEYRHLIVPIFLLMEPGIVGFTFVGAILFMEKRDNVISALAVSPLKWRDYVLSKALIMALVSLVASFVILGVGAGIYSELPLLGAFLTSLVYTLLGIAVASRYRSLDEYFVPILVVSGISFLPFLYSVWPLKLLPSYPALVLFKAPFQRTSMETVLLSVTGLMVWAIFSYNLALRRCQSEINHGT
- a CDS encoding ABC transporter permease; translated protein: MRLTMELKLLRRDPIVVYTLIAMLAIMLLTRYSRPRLEPLYQEVAFLSMVFIPLVFGMIPGLISADEKEEGTCQALMVLPIKNWFFLLYRFLWVSLATLLLVLISPKILGIKVPRILPVLLVMEAWIYGLMLMKFSNSRMQAMTLAKVFGWLLLLPVAVKLVVEWRNLSFDWSRLFAFVPTYWTYEMFLNQGNLLIALVVHVLWVFALVFISRTS
- a CDS encoding peroxiredoxin encodes the protein MVVIGEKFPEVEVKTTHGVIKLPDYFAKQGKWFILFSHPADFTPVCTTEFYAMQKRVEEFRKLGVEPIGLSVDQVFAHIKWMEWIKDNLGVEIDFPVIADDRGELAEKLGMIPSGATITARAVFVVDDKGVIRAIVYYPAEVGRDWDEILRLVKALKISTEKGVALPHKWPNNELIGDKAIIPPASTVEEKKQREEAKAKGEIECYDWWFCYKKLD
- a CDS encoding ribbon-helix-helix domain-containing protein, with the translated sequence MEATEKITVRFPKGLVREMDRLIQEGEFSSRSELIKEAVRLFLLYYRSPEELWEIYKIIATKRKIPSEKEIERILEEVDEEWKRSRQS
- a CDS encoding putative toxin-antitoxin system toxin component, PIN family, with product MEKIKTVIDTSVIVAGAINPFGSSGKVIDMAIRNRITSYTSSEILDELRFKLTSEKVTKFLESRIYGLWVYKVFKESSILVKPNKHFHFNVSPDLDDNKFFDVVYVAKAKFLITLDKRHMLKLRGKDKSFSLMDHKFLILTPREFLEHLKVSKD
- a CDS encoding MBL fold metallo-hydrolase; its protein translation is MIPIEIKPNILMLKGVHLDSNVYFLKSRDEALIVDTGTGVYWNRYIGVAEREGYLDVERVYIFNTHEHFDHVGGNEAFGRYFNEKGVEVVFVAHELTAKTLEEGDDYVILSFYYGRRFKPQKVQIKLKDNDYLRVGDVELRLIHTPGHTQGSSCLYYEEEEVMFTGDTVFLGTYGRTDLPTGNFEELTRSLEELREFRVRLGLPGHGGIIKDWRGNLEEILGELL